The genomic region AACTATGATTTTCATAAAGGCTTCTCAGTGTTACTTAAATTGGGGGCGTGGTGGAGAAAGCTGGATTCCCTCTAAAGCCATTCGACTTTGCCAGTCCTGTCcgcttctctcctttcttggaAGATTTGCTAATCAGCAGGCCGAATACAGCGCCGTGGTTAAGGGTCAGCACTCCAGAGCCAAGACTGATGGAATTCATAATCCCAACTCTTAGTAGCTGAGTACCTTTCAGTACTCTAAACATTTAGTACTGTATTTTCTATCTCATTTGCACCATCTGTCTATTAAAATGCTACATAGGAGATGGCTCTTGTCCCCCCAGCTCTACTAGTACATGGAAATTTAATAAAGGTCAGCCTTAATTTTTAGAATTGttcgttcagcaaatatttagcaCCTTTTCATCTCCAGCTCTCCTGGATGATATTTTCTACCATTTGTTAAGTATTTTTATGCACAGACATTGAGGATACAAAGTAGACATGGTCATTTCCTTCCAGAGATTACCAGatgagtgtgtgagagagagaaaggtaaaCATGAGATTACAAGACAGAGTTGTAAGAATTGTGATAAAGTACTGGATATCGAGATACATAGGAGAGAGGTTTGTAGGTGCTCAGCATCATTTTAACTGCATCAAGTGATATAAAAGAAAGCAAGCCCCTGACCTTCAAAGACCTTTTACTTTAGTTTGAGAGACTCAGTGGTTGTGGAATAATGATCAACAAACACAAGTAATGTAAAATTATGTGGTATAGAATATAATTATAAGCatgtggggaaaatggagaggcGAGCACAGGCTTTAAAATGGGAAAACCTGGTTTCAAATACTGGCTCAGAAACCCAGCTCTGAATACTTGTCTGCCCCTTAGCTGAACCTGGGCATACAATAAGTGCTAACTAAAAGTGGACGTCATCCATTTGGGGCAGAGGCCACGAGTGAGTGGAATTGCAGCCATGAGATTATTCTTGATGCTTAACATTAAATGTGAGtgttaaaacattaaatatttacatatactaAGAAAGCGTGGAAAATGTTGAAGTTTCGCTTTGACCCATCTCATCTAGACACTTAACATTTAAGTCAGTAGTCTCAATCTTGTGTATACCTTAGAACGTCTgaggtgcttttaaaaaaaaaaacttgttgcACAGGCTACACCTGGGAGGGTAGTCAGGCATCGGGGCTTTTAAAGCTGCCCAGGTGACTTAGTTTCATTTGGTAAAAGCCAGCTGAAagatttctcctcttttaaagaatgagtaatgattgagtttttgtgtttgttttctgtgatGATGTCTGTGTACCTGTATCACTATTAATTAAAAGATtgtaaactttaaaacatttttttctttgttttaagccGCCTGATGGCATTGAAACGAATGGGAATTGTAAGCGACTATGAGGTATGATAGGCCTTTTTAAGTTTTGAAGATGATTTCAGTAAATGGAAATTTTTGATGACATTTTTGATGTTAACCCACACGTATATAATTTTGCATTTCACAGAAAATTCGTACCTTTGCTGTAGCAATAGTAGGTGTTGGTGGAGTTGGTAGTGTGACTGCTGAAATGCTGACAAGATGTGGCATTGGTAaggtaaaaatatttctctttgccTATCATATAGGGAACCTACTCACTTCTGAAGTAAATCAGGTACAATTAGGATTCTTTTCTCATTAATAATTGTTTATTGATTTGTGGTGTTTTTATTCAGATTATTCTTTCTGCCTGAGGGAGTTAAGACATAACCCTATCAAAATGGAAGCTGATATTGTTGCTAATTAAACAAGGACTACCTAATTGTGTTCAGGAACTTGTTCATTTGGGGTAATATATAAACAGTTTGGATTTAAGTGTTTTAGGTATAGAAGCTTAGGAAAGAAGGCAGTTAAATTGATAAAGTGTGTGAATGAAACACTGAAACATctaacaaatgttttttaaacacaCGCTTTATACAAGACAGACTAGAAAGCATATACATTTCTTCCTCTTGAAATTGAAGTAGGGAAtgctccagatttttttttaacccatacgttttttcacttgtttctaAAATTGATTTAGATTGTGGGTAGGAAGAAGTGACCTTATACCAGAAATCAGTCTACCAGTCTTAGATTTATAAGGCCAAAGTCCATGATGTTAGATATGTAGTGGCTGAACACATAAAATTTTCCACAATTATAAACCCTTTAATTTGTCATTTTGATAAAGCAAGCATTTTCCCACACAGTTTATCAATGCTTTTTAATATGTTGGTCCACTCCATGACccaaattcttaaaagaaagtgGTTTCAAAGTTGGCGTTCATTTACCAGTATAGAAAAGATAACACCAAAATACTAAAGATGTTTATTAACATCTTAAAGTCTTTTGAGAGGTTTACAAAAGCCAGCCAACAATTGCTTATAGCTGACATAAGTACCCTGGCTCATTGACCAACGATAGTAGAGATCATGGAGATCTGTGATTCTCGTGTTTGAGTATATATCAGAATTACTtagaaggcttgttaaaacacagattgccaGACCGTACCTTACTGGTTTTGATTCTCTAGGTTTCAGGTGGACCTAAGAGTTTGAATGTCTAACAAGTTCCCACAATTTCTTAAAGTGTCCCAGGGACTATAAGAACTGCTGGATCCTTGCTACTCAAAAGTCTGTTCCCTGAAGTAGTAGCATCAGCATCTGCTTGTTATAAATGAAGACTGCCGGGCCCTATCCCAGACATGctaaatcagaatctgtatttcaACAAATTGTCCAGTTGATTCATATGCATGGTACAGTTGGGGAAGTGCTCCTGTATTGCTAACAagctccaggtgatgctgctaGCCCAGGCCACCATTTTGAGTAGTAAGGATTCAGAACAGTGGTTATCAAATATTGCTAtaattagaatcacctgggaagttgAAAAAAATTCTGATGTCTGGACTGCACCCCATAATAGGTTTAACAGAATCTCTGGGCATGAGACCTAgacatctgtattttttaaaactccctgGGTGATTCCAAAGTACACTCAAGTTTGTCAGCTAAAGATCTACATAGGTGAGTTTCAGAACTCTTTCTTCAATATGTAAAAGCGATAAACAAGAAGCTAATTCATAGGGTTAAGTAGGGAAGTGGAGGGTTCGAGACCCATAGCCTGCTTCTTATCCCTGAAAGTTTCTGAAATCCCCAGGGCACCCTGGATCACCAGATCTAGATCAGCTgctttattttacaggtgaggataCAGGCCTAAAATGTGAAAGTGACTTACTCACGATCAGAGCTAATTAGTGGCAGTTACAACTCACACCTCCTGTCCCCAAATTTAGGATTTCTTGAAACTTACTCATAAACCAGCTGTGAGGCTGAAACTCAAATTTGGTACTTAGTCTGACCTAATAAATTGTTGAATGAGTTTAAATGAACCATATTTTGGAGACTCTCAGTAGGGTTAGAAAATTATCATAGAGTGCATAAGTGATATATTTTCTATCAAGATATTAAGGTTTACCTAGGTGTTGTTTTTATGGGCTGGGttaatttcttttagtttctGTATTGAGAAGAAAatcccatttttgtttttattgttaaatttagGATACTGAGACTTGTATTAGAAAGTCACAAAATTTTAGATCAAGGAGAGGACCTTGGAAATCCTTGAGTTCTTACTGATGTTCTTACTGATGAGAAATAGAATCTTTTGGCCatttaaaaattgtgtgtgtgaCAAATGCTGTCATACCTAAACATATAGCAAGAAATAACAATTAATTGGTTGGTTAGAAATTCTATTTGGAATAATGTTTTAGCCATGGCATGGGTATGTATAGTGTTATATTCACAAAAGGAGTCATGTTTTACTAAGCTTTAAGTTATGacatttatcttatttaaaaatttcatttatctaaTGGTTCTTCGCTTTTAGCAAAAATCAGAGTGAGGTAGGAATTTtgaccagtttttaaaaattggaatgaaCATTAATTTCTCAGCAAATTGGTTAGAAAGGCAGTACAGCAGTGTGGTCAGGGTGCCAATGCTGGATTGAGAATGCCTGAATTTGGGTCCCATTTCCACTGTGTATTAACTGAGTAGCTTTTGGGCAAGTGCCCTAGTTGTCTCATTTCTAACAGGATAATAGTATCTGTGTACTTACCTCaaatgagcattaaatgagttaatatatggcACCTAGTGCTTCAGAGTTAGCTGTTATTACTGTCAAACTGGTAAACCCGTCAAATGTAAAGCCCGATAGTTTATTCTCtgttgtttttggtttgttttttggtatGTTTTTCATTAGAATACCACTGTTTTCATTTTAGTTGCTACTCTTTGACTATGACAAGGTGGAACTGGCCAATATGAACAGACTTTTCTTCCAGCCTCATCAAGCAGGATTAAGTAAAGTTCAAGCAGCAGAACATACTTTGAGGTAAATGGAATAGTAGTTAAAGACCATATTTAGTAAAATCTTGCTTTGTGTATTTGGTATAAGGTAGCTTAATGTATAAATGGACCtgaatttttctctataaaaattcAGGCTTCTCTTGTATAAAAAATTCTCTTGCCTCTTAGATCTAGATTGGCAACCTTTTCTGTatagggccagatagtaaatattttaggcttttaaatgatctttaactcttttagttgtttttcctgctttcttgtACTATTCCTCTAGTAGTTTTTATAATCATTCCCTTTTTCCCTGTTAGGAACATTAATCCTGATGTTCTTTTTGAAGTCCACAACTACAATATAACCACAGTAGAAAATTTTCAACATTTCATGGATAGAAtaaggtaaaattttatttatgaatattttgtacAGTGTGTCCTGGTCAGTTAAACAAGTATCATTAGAAAATAAGACTGATTAATTCAATGATTTGGTAGatgacatatttttgtttttaaaagttaatttttgtgtgatttttatgtATTAGGAGCTCAGTAAAAAGTATTATGATATAACAAGAGAGCCTCAATTATAAGTTCTGTGTTCTAGATTATATTTCTGTTTGAAAGTGGGTTTCTGCACACTGTCAATACCACTGAAATATTAAATTGTACTCAATTAGCTTTTAACTTTTACTGCATTTACATTTATagtgaaatatgaataaaagtcTGAAAGCTGATAGAGAAATGGTACTTTTTGTGAACAGACTTTATACTGCTTGCACCCTTGTACAAGAAGTACTGTAGTATCATTGACATATTCATAATACTTACTCAATACTCTATATACTGGATCTttaatattaaatactttttatgtCATAATTATACTCAAACATTTACTCAAAGAATAAATGTGTGACTGAGCAAAGTCTGATTAGAATGTGTTTTGcgtcctgattttttttcaagtaaaatttattttctttgcctaGTAATGGTGGATTAGAAGAGGGAAAATCTGTTGATCTAGTTCTTAGCTGTGTGGACAATTTTGAAGCTCGAATGACAATAAACACAGTGAGTATTCCGATTGTGTAAGGTGTTACACTCGTGGATTTATCTGTTTTCCTGTATAGTCTATCAGTATGTATTCTCTATCCTAAAAATAGTTCCCTATTTAAAGCCTTTTATAAtgtgtgttatttattttttgtgttctgttagcattcttttgaaatttattctaatAGCTATGGTACCTATCTAGCTTTGCTGCAGTGGCATATGTTTCAGTATCCTACTCTTTCTTATGCCAATAgaggaaactataaaatatcagATACTTATGGTGTacgatttttaaaatgaatatcttATACTTTCTTATTCTTGGTCAGAATTGGTTTTaacttttgttaatttatttttaagtaaatgtataaaaatgtataaattgccTACAAACatagtttctcaaaaataaaactgaattctttttcttttggattattgTATTTTCAACTTTTCAACTGGTTTTTgttgaaattattttagaaaaatgaagttttacattaataaaaaatcCAACAAACTGTAGCTCAGTTTAAttagatatttattgactgcttacTTGAATGCTatcagtttactttttaaatagagAGTGGCAATTGCCAAGGAATTCCATTTACAGCTTTGctcttttattctgaaaattaagttttaaaaacccTTGGTAGTCCATTTAGTGAAATCCCAGTTTTTTATGAAAAGAACTTATGGTAAATTATTTCTTGCTCTTTTATGTTCCTGTGTTTTCACATATTTCTACTAAGGCTTGTAATGAACTTGGACAAATATGGATGGAGTCTGGGGTCAGTGAAAATGCAGTTTCAGGGCATATACAGCTCATAATTCCTGGAGAATCTGCTTGTTTTGCGGTATGTATGTGTGATTCATTTTGGGttatttttcactgttaagtagaGTTCCTAGGGgcattcaaaatgtattacaattcaaagaaaaaacaaactttgaACGTGATGGACCGCTGTTCGGAACATCTTAtactttttccccctttctgttgagatgtattttcttttattctttttcatgtagtGTGCTCCACCACTTGTAGTTGCGGCAAATATTGATGAAAAGACTCTGAAGCGAGAGGGTGTTTGTGCAGCCAGTCTTCCTACCACTATGGGAGTCGTTGCTGGGATCTTGGTACAAAATGTGCTAAAGTGAGTGAGGGCTCATTTTTCTGAATTGTCTTGTTtgcttttgataaaaataaatatattccatGAAGCATTTCAAATATTAGAATTACCAGCTAagtatttcatttagttttttaaaatttagttttaaatatacatatatttttaagttttatatatataatgtgtgtatatttttatttatatataaataatgtatttaatttatatattaatattacatatattaatacATGTTTGTGTTACTCTCTGCATTTGGAATACCTCTTGTTCAGTGGTACAGTGGCATTAATGTATTCATTTATGAAGCATTAACCAAGTGATTTAAATCTCTGCAGGTTTGACCAAAGGGTGTAGAATAAGGCATAAATGCACTTGCTTCCACTATCTTGATTGAactcttaataaaaataatataaatgtgatTGAATATTAACCAGGGTAATATCTCTGCTATCCAAAAACAGATATCCAGCAACCATACCATCTAAACTATAGCTAAAAAGGACAGAGGTTTCTTTGAAGCTAAAATTAATGTCAAAGAGTTTTTGAACCAACTCACACCTTATTAAAAGCAGAACCCCTTTAAGTGTTCCCTAAACTAGGCTGTTTTTATCCCACTTTACAACTGTAGTAAAGTTATTTTTCGTAAGCCTCCAAACTAATAAGAACAAAGTGCCGCACAATACAGGGAGGCATTCTGATATCAGAAGTGTCAGCTGCTAGCAGGGAAATTGTAAAAAGCATACTTAAGAATGCTCAAGGCAACTACCTAAGGCTATTTCATAGAAGAGTAAATAACCTGTGTAAACTTCAGTAGGCCCTAtctaaacaaaacattttatagTATGAtacaaaaaagggagaaaaaaaatttatggcTACAAAGTATTCTCTTATGGATGTGTCATATTTAGCCAgccttctgttgatggacatagccagccctggtggtctagtggttaagattcagcactcttacctccgtggcccaggttcgtttcctggtcagggaacacACTACCTGTCTGTTGGCTGTCATATTGTGGCAGCTATGTGTTTCTATGATGttaaaagctatgccactggtatttcaaataccggcagggtcacccatggtggacaggtttcagtggggCTTCCAGACTTAagacaggctaggaagaaggacctggccacccacttccaaaaaaattggccatgaatagcagtggagcattgtctgatatggcACCAGAAGGTGAGATGATGGCACAAAAAGGCCAGGCAGGGTTCAGCTTTGCCATACACAGGATCATTAGGATTCAGAATCGACTGCACAGCACTAAGAACAActactgatggatatttaggcTACTTAACagatttttttgctattatgaaaaatgctgcaaaCAACATCTTGCATATATCTTTGTATACTAGAGTTTTGtgatgtggattttttttttttttggtgaggatggcggccctgagctaacatctgtagccagtcctcctctttttgcttgaggaagattgtcactgagctaacatctgtgacaatcttcctctgttttgtatgtgggacgctgccacagcatggcttgacaaacggtgtgcaggtccgtgcctgggatctgaacccgcaaaccctggggctgccaaagctgagtgtgtgaacttcaccaccacaccattGGGATGGCTGCCAGTGTGgatttttaaaagtggaatttctgagtttatgcaatatttattttcatagatATTACTAC from Equus caballus isolate H_3958 breed thoroughbred chromosome 16, TB-T2T, whole genome shotgun sequence harbors:
- the UBA5 gene encoding ubiquitin-like modifier-activating enzyme 5 isoform X1: MAEAVERLQQRVEELERELAQERRRRALGGGDGGGGRARIEKMSPEVVDSNPYSRLMALKRMGIVSDYEKIRTFAVAIVGVGGVGSVTAEMLTRCGIGKLLLFDYDKVELANMNRLFFQPHQAGLSKVQAAEHTLRNINPDVLFEVHNYNITTVENFQHFMDRISNGGLEEGKSVDLVLSCVDNFEARMTINTVPVFSHISTKACNELGQIWMESGVSENAVSGHIQLIIPGESACFACAPPLVVAANIDEKTLKREGVCAASLPTTMGVVAGILVQNVLKFLLNFGTVSFYLGYNAMQDFFPTMSMKPNPQCDDRNCRKQQEEYKKKVAALPRQEVVQEEEEIIHEDNEWGIELVSEVSEEELKNSSGLVPDLPEGITVAYTIPKKQEDSVPELTVEDSGESLEDLMAKMKNM
- the UBA5 gene encoding ubiquitin-like modifier-activating enzyme 5 isoform X2, encoding MAEAVERLQQRVEELERELAQERRRRALGGGDGGGGRARIEKMSPEVVDSNPYSRLMALKRMGIVSDYEKIRTFAVAIVGVGGVGSVTAEMLTRCGIGKLLLFDYDKVELANMNRLFFQPHQAGLSKVQAAEHTLRNINPDVLFEVHNYNITTVENFQHFMDRISNGGLEEGKSVDLVLSCVDNFEARMTINTACNELGQIWMESGVSENAVSGHIQLIIPGESACFACAPPLVVAANIDEKTLKREGVCAASLPTTMGVVAGILVQNVLKFLLNFGTVSFYLGYNAMQDFFPTMSMKPNPQCDDRNCRKQQEEYKKKVAALPRQEVVQEEEEIIHEDNEWGIELVSEVSEEELKNSSGLVPDLPEGITVAYTIPKKQEDSVPELTVEDSGESLEDLMAKMKNM